From one Acidimicrobiales bacterium genomic stretch:
- a CDS encoding nitroreductase family deazaflavin-dependent oxidoreductase — protein sequence MSEKRHDFHSLAWRAGNAFVALLARLGVGPIHLLTTTGHRTGREATVPVVPVDDGDRRWLVAPYGEVQWVRNVRSTDRVEMRYGRTSRRYRAHEAAPTEAGPVLKRYVAIAPKARPEFDATVDDPVEAFVAEADRHPVFELLAA from the coding sequence GGGCCGGGAACGCGTTCGTCGCTCTGCTCGCCCGCTTGGGGGTGGGCCCGATCCATCTCCTGACCACGACAGGTCACAGGACGGGCCGGGAAGCGACGGTCCCCGTGGTCCCGGTCGACGACGGCGACCGTCGCTGGCTCGTCGCCCCCTACGGCGAGGTCCAGTGGGTACGCAACGTGCGCTCGACCGACCGCGTGGAGATGCGCTACGGCAGGACGAGTCGGCGGTACCGCGCCCACGAGGCGGCGCCCACGGAGGCGGGACCGGTCCTCAAGCGCTACGTGGCCATCGCGCCCAAGGCTCGTCCGGAGTTCGACGCGACCGTCGACGACCCGGTGGAAGCGTTCGTGGCCGAAGCCGACCGGCACCCGGTCTTCGAGTTGCTCGCCGCCTGA
- a CDS encoding DUF2236 domain-containing protein, with amino-acid sequence MSVETLRERVRRQRDELPGMYGDIDFDRVPERLALGPDDESDYPTHIKLSRADLMADTSLIEVMATATMLGDVVCDAYVSLIPELGMQRLIEMVRSACRDGIEAVEGAPEELVAFIEAMEDTPDWIDLDLVERGARVERAGAALAAPYAIRGAFLATFLNEYAALPMAITGSLSDKRAARRVNETASFFATTVLPGGMRRDGPGFEAAAMVRLMHSMVRYNALRRSDRWDQERFGIPIPQVDQMPAGLISSFLIAAAVVKAGRDEFDADEQAQIEMARYRCFLLGLPEELLPTEPKEMLAVFLARAATLRKGYDDATCGELVRATMGAYLRPDRSLHNRIGESFERSFSTAFFIKVFLEGDTEQAASMGVSMTTGDKVRVAAAAPFIYGRLQAVHLLNRVPPLRPVTDSLVTWTLRRRLKGYGHAEFRTDAQTYTHGRPKAAAASEPAA; translated from the coding sequence GTGTCGGTCGAGACGCTGAGGGAACGGGTCCGTCGCCAGCGCGACGAGCTGCCCGGGATGTATGGCGACATCGACTTCGACCGGGTGCCCGAGCGGCTGGCTCTCGGCCCCGACGACGAGTCGGACTACCCGACCCACATCAAGCTCTCCCGCGCCGACCTGATGGCCGACACCAGCCTCATCGAGGTGATGGCCACGGCCACCATGCTCGGCGACGTCGTCTGCGACGCCTACGTCTCGCTGATCCCCGAGCTCGGCATGCAGCGCCTCATCGAGATGGTCCGCAGCGCCTGCCGGGACGGCATCGAGGCCGTGGAGGGCGCCCCCGAGGAGCTCGTCGCCTTCATCGAGGCCATGGAGGACACCCCCGACTGGATCGACCTGGACCTGGTCGAGCGAGGCGCCCGGGTCGAGCGGGCCGGCGCCGCCCTCGCCGCCCCCTACGCGATCCGTGGTGCCTTCCTGGCCACCTTCCTCAACGAGTACGCGGCCCTGCCCATGGCCATCACCGGGTCGCTGTCGGACAAGCGGGCCGCCCGGCGGGTCAACGAGACGGCCAGCTTCTTCGCCACCACGGTCCTCCCGGGCGGGATGCGCCGCGACGGCCCGGGGTTCGAGGCCGCAGCGATGGTGCGCCTGATGCACTCGATGGTCCGCTACAACGCGCTGCGGCGGTCGGACCGCTGGGACCAGGAGCGCTTCGGCATCCCCATCCCGCAGGTCGACCAGATGCCGGCGGGGCTGATCTCGTCCTTCCTCATCGCCGCCGCGGTGGTCAAGGCGGGCCGGGACGAGTTCGACGCCGACGAGCAGGCCCAGATCGAGATGGCCCGGTATCGCTGCTTCCTGCTCGGACTACCGGAAGAGCTGCTGCCGACCGAACCGAAGGAGATGCTGGCGGTGTTCCTCGCCCGGGCTGCCACCCTGCGTAAGGGGTACGACGACGCCACCTGCGGCGAGCTCGTGCGAGCCACGATGGGCGCCTACCTGCGCCCGGACCGCTCCCTGCACAACCGGATCGGCGAGTCCTTCGAGCGCAGCTTCAGCACCGCGTTCTTCATCAAGGTGTTCCTCGAGGGCGACACGGAGCAGGCGGCGTCGATGGGCGTCTCCATGACCACCGGCGACAAGGTGCGGGTCGCGGCGGCGGCGCCGTTCATCTACGGCCGCCTGCAGGCGGTGCACCTGCTCAACCGGGTCCCGCCGCTGCGACCGGTCACCGACTCCCTCGTCACCTGGACCCTGCGCCGCCGACTGAAGGGCTACGGCCACGCCGAGTTCCGCACCGACGCCCAGACCTACACCCACGGCCGCCCGAAGGCCGCGGCGGCCTCCGAGCCCGCCGCCTGA